In a genomic window of Ipomoea triloba cultivar NCNSP0323 chromosome 3, ASM357664v1:
- the LOC116014061 gene encoding cytochrome c oxidase assembly protein COX15-like isoform X2: MRQRNLLLILRQNKALGSKLLSNLNASTQTSDQYRLFSSIAKLAPLSRRSITRSFVNYGFRSFHQLNHKGYRSSIRNFSSVASTVAETKEGLKLLVTAGPHAQKMIGIWLFTSAAWVFSMVVLGGITRLTRSGLSMTDWKFTGRLPPLSDEQWIAEFEKYKQSPEFKRVNMGMTIEDFKFIYWMEYAHRMWGRALGIMFALPFSYFLHKGYITMQLGLRLSGLFALGAGQGLVGWWMVRSGLEEPPSEYVVPRVSPYRLAAHLTSAFVIYCGLFWTGLSVVMPEPPAGSLAWVHGAAKVKRLALPVSILVGVTTISGAFVAGNDAGHAFNTFPKMGDTWIPDDVFSMKPLVRNFFENTATVQLDHRILATATLAAIGGLWWATRKLDIHPAIRSLIGSTVGMAALQVTLGVSTLLSYVPVSLGTAHQAGALTLLTLMILLSHTVRRPSPSLLKSLPGWWKSPCEPDFELSLGLQRLVSLDQEENP; the protein is encoded by the exons ATGAGACAGAGGAACTTACTACTGATTTTGAGGCAAAACAAAGCCTTGGGTTCCAAGCTTTTATCCAATCTGAATGCTTCGACTCAAACATCGGATCAGTACAGGCTTTTCTCTTCCATTGCAAAGCTTGCTCCTTTAAGCAGACGCTCCATTACCAGAAGCTTTGTCAATTATGGGTTCAGATCCTTTCATCAGCTCAATCACAAG GGTTACAGATCATCAATTAGGAATTTTTCTAGTGTGGCCTCTACTGTTGCTGAAACCAAGGAGGGATTGAAACTCCTTGTAACTGCTGGGCCACATGCTCAGAAAATGATTGGGATATGGCTTTTCACTTCAGCTGCTTGGGTATTTAGTATGGTGGTGCTTGGGGGTATCACACGCCTGACTCGTTCTGGCCTTTCAATGACTGACTGGAAATTCACAGGGAGACTGCCTCCTCTATCTGATGAACAGTGGATTGCTGAATTTGAGAAATACAAACAATCCCCAGAGTTCAAGCG TGTGAACATGGGGATGACAATTGAAGATTTCAAGTTCATATATTGGATGGAATATGCACATCGAATGTGGGGAAGGGCATTAGGTATAATGTTTGCACTTCCTTTCTCATACTTCCTTCACAAAGGATACATTACCATGCAATTAGGGCTTCGACTCTCTGGTCTATTTGCCCTTGGTGCTGGGCAAGGTCTTGTTGGTTGGTGGATGGTTAGAAGTGGTTTGGAG GAGCCACCATCTGAGTATGTTGTGCCAAGAGTGAGCCCTTACCGCCTTGCAGCTCATCTTACTTCTGCCTTTGTCATTTATTGTGGCCTCTTTTGGACCGGTCTCTCTGTTGTTATGCCCGAACCTCCTGCTGGATCACTTGCTTGGGTTCACGGGGCCGCAAAAGTAAAGCGACTTGCACTTCCTGTTAGCATCCTTGTAGGAGTTACCACGATCTCAGGAGCATTTGTTGCTGGAAATGATGCT GGTCATGCATTCAATACTTTTCCAAAAATGGGAGACACTTGGATTCCAGATGATGTTTTTAGTATGAAGCCACTCGTTCGGaacttttttgaaaatacagcaACCGTTCAG CTTGATCATCGTATACTTGCCACTGCAACATTAGCTGCCATCGGTGGCTTATGGTGGGCAACAAGGAAACTCGACATTCACCCTGCAATACGGTCATTAATTGGAAGCACTGTGGGTATGGCCGCTCTACAG GTTACTTTGGGTGTTTCGACGCTTCTTTCGTATGTACCTGTTTCACTAGGAACTGCTCATCAGGCGGGAGCTCTAACGCTTTTAACGCTGATGATTCTGCTCAGCCACACTGTGCGCCGCCCTTCTCCATCGCTTCTCAAGTCATTGCCT GGTTGGTGGAAGTCACCATGCGAACCAGATTTTGAGCTCAGCCTGGGATTACAAAGATTGGTTAGTCTCGATCAGGAGGAAAATCCATGA
- the LOC116014061 gene encoding cytochrome c oxidase assembly protein COX15-like isoform X1 has protein sequence MRQRNLLLILRQNKALGSKLLSNLNASTQTSDQYRLFSSIAKLAPLSRRSITRSFVNYGFRSFHQLNHKGYRSSIRNFSSVASTVAETKEGLKLLVTAGPHAQKMIGIWLFTSAAWVFSMVVLGGITRLTRSGLSMTDWKFTGRLPPLSDEQWIAEFEKYKQSPEFKRVNMGMTIEDFKFIYWMEYAHRMWGRALGIMFALPFSYFLHKGYITMQLGLRLSGLFALGAGQGLVGWWMVRSGLEEPPSEYVVPRVSPYRLAAHLTSAFVIYCGLFWTGLSVVMPEPPAGSLAWVHGAAKVKRLALPVSILVGVTTISGAFVAGNDAGHAFNTFPKMGDTWIPDDVFSMKPLVRNFFENTATVQLDHRILATATLAAIGGLWWATRKLDIHPAIRSLIGSTVGMAALQVTLGVSTLLSYVPVSLGTAHQAGALTLLTLMILLSHTVRRPSPSLLKSLPRAGSRLEGDQQLCSLLLISSLFCSYTRLPGLVEVTMRTRF, from the exons ATGAGACAGAGGAACTTACTACTGATTTTGAGGCAAAACAAAGCCTTGGGTTCCAAGCTTTTATCCAATCTGAATGCTTCGACTCAAACATCGGATCAGTACAGGCTTTTCTCTTCCATTGCAAAGCTTGCTCCTTTAAGCAGACGCTCCATTACCAGAAGCTTTGTCAATTATGGGTTCAGATCCTTTCATCAGCTCAATCACAAG GGTTACAGATCATCAATTAGGAATTTTTCTAGTGTGGCCTCTACTGTTGCTGAAACCAAGGAGGGATTGAAACTCCTTGTAACTGCTGGGCCACATGCTCAGAAAATGATTGGGATATGGCTTTTCACTTCAGCTGCTTGGGTATTTAGTATGGTGGTGCTTGGGGGTATCACACGCCTGACTCGTTCTGGCCTTTCAATGACTGACTGGAAATTCACAGGGAGACTGCCTCCTCTATCTGATGAACAGTGGATTGCTGAATTTGAGAAATACAAACAATCCCCAGAGTTCAAGCG TGTGAACATGGGGATGACAATTGAAGATTTCAAGTTCATATATTGGATGGAATATGCACATCGAATGTGGGGAAGGGCATTAGGTATAATGTTTGCACTTCCTTTCTCATACTTCCTTCACAAAGGATACATTACCATGCAATTAGGGCTTCGACTCTCTGGTCTATTTGCCCTTGGTGCTGGGCAAGGTCTTGTTGGTTGGTGGATGGTTAGAAGTGGTTTGGAG GAGCCACCATCTGAGTATGTTGTGCCAAGAGTGAGCCCTTACCGCCTTGCAGCTCATCTTACTTCTGCCTTTGTCATTTATTGTGGCCTCTTTTGGACCGGTCTCTCTGTTGTTATGCCCGAACCTCCTGCTGGATCACTTGCTTGGGTTCACGGGGCCGCAAAAGTAAAGCGACTTGCACTTCCTGTTAGCATCCTTGTAGGAGTTACCACGATCTCAGGAGCATTTGTTGCTGGAAATGATGCT GGTCATGCATTCAATACTTTTCCAAAAATGGGAGACACTTGGATTCCAGATGATGTTTTTAGTATGAAGCCACTCGTTCGGaacttttttgaaaatacagcaACCGTTCAG CTTGATCATCGTATACTTGCCACTGCAACATTAGCTGCCATCGGTGGCTTATGGTGGGCAACAAGGAAACTCGACATTCACCCTGCAATACGGTCATTAATTGGAAGCACTGTGGGTATGGCCGCTCTACAG GTTACTTTGGGTGTTTCGACGCTTCTTTCGTATGTACCTGTTTCACTAGGAACTGCTCATCAGGCGGGAGCTCTAACGCTTTTAACGCTGATGATTCTGCTCAGCCACACTGTGCGCCGCCCTTCTCCATCGCTTCTCAAGTCATTGCCT AGGGCGGGCTCCAGACTTGAGGGCGACCAACAACTATGTTCTCTGCTTCTTATTTCTTCACTCTTTTGCTCTTATACTCGACTTCCAGGGTTGGTGGAAGTCACCATGCGAACCAGATTTTGA